A genome region from Ottowia testudinis includes the following:
- a CDS encoding 3-hydroxyacyl-CoA dehydrogenase/enoyl-CoA hydratase family protein yields the protein MSRFNVKKVAVLGAGVMGAQIAAHLVNCKVPVILFDLAAKEGPKNGIALKAIENLKKLKPAPLGVAEDAALIEVANYDDDLKKLKGCDLIIEAIAERMDWKSDLYHKIASHVGKNAILASNTSGLSITKLSEALPEALRPRFCGIHFFNPPRYMYLVELIATPATRPEVLDQLETFVTTTLGKGVVRAKDTPNFIANRIGIAGMLATMKEVANFGLTFDVVDDLTGKRLGRASSGTFRTADVVGLDTMAHVIKTLQDNLNKDTDPFYDSFGTPPVLAKLLELKNLGQKTGAGFYKKQGRDILRFDLEKDEYVPSGEKADEVYGRMLRKPAGERLKLLRNAEGPQGQFLWAILRNSFHYAAVHLASIADTARDVDQAMRWGFAMKQGPFELWQEAGWLDVAKMIQEDIDAGKALSKAPLPDWVFKGPVAEAGGVHTDKGSWNPTTGQFEPRRVLPVYARQLFPELLRGEGGPRPESAGKTLHETDAIRVWTLDDEVVIATLKTKMRAISPDAGEGLMQAVDMAEADYKGLVIWPGDDPFSVGADLQAMLPGYVAGGAGLVDSMEKELQDLMLRLRYANVPTVAAIRGMALGGGCEMAVHCARRVAIMESYIGLVEVGVGLVPGAGGLTYIARRAAENAKTSMNPAILPFLTEGFTAAAMAKVGMSALDSRKLGYLLWSDVIVPNKDELLYVAIHEAKAMHAAGYRPPLKRQFAVAGRDGKATIQGQLINMRDGGFISQHDFHVSSLIAHVLTGGDVDAGTLVDEEYLMTLERQAFTSLLGHPKTHERIMGMLATGKPVRN from the coding sequence ATGTCCCGATTCAACGTGAAAAAAGTCGCTGTACTCGGCGCGGGCGTGATGGGCGCGCAGATCGCGGCCCATCTCGTCAACTGCAAGGTGCCGGTCATTTTGTTTGACCTGGCGGCTAAAGAGGGGCCGAAAAACGGCATTGCGCTCAAAGCCATCGAGAACCTGAAAAAGCTCAAGCCGGCGCCGCTGGGCGTGGCCGAGGATGCGGCGCTGATCGAAGTTGCCAACTACGACGACGATCTGAAAAAGCTCAAAGGTTGCGACCTGATCATCGAGGCCATTGCCGAGCGCATGGACTGGAAGAGCGACCTGTACCACAAGATCGCGTCGCATGTCGGCAAAAACGCCATCCTGGCCAGCAACACCTCGGGCCTGTCGATCACCAAATTGAGCGAGGCGCTGCCCGAAGCGCTGCGCCCGCGCTTTTGCGGCATCCACTTTTTCAACCCGCCGCGCTACATGTACCTGGTGGAGCTGATTGCCACGCCGGCGACCAGACCCGAAGTGCTCGATCAGCTCGAAACCTTTGTCACCACCACGCTCGGCAAGGGCGTGGTGCGGGCCAAGGACACGCCCAACTTCATCGCCAACCGCATCGGCATCGCCGGCATGCTGGCAACGATGAAAGAGGTGGCCAACTTCGGTCTGACGTTTGACGTGGTCGACGATCTGACCGGCAAGCGCCTGGGGCGCGCCAGCAGCGGCACCTTCCGCACCGCCGATGTGGTGGGGCTGGACACGATGGCGCACGTCATCAAAACGCTGCAGGACAACCTGAACAAAGACACCGACCCGTTCTACGACAGCTTTGGCACACCGCCCGTGCTGGCCAAGCTGCTGGAGCTGAAGAACCTGGGCCAGAAAACCGGCGCCGGCTTTTACAAAAAGCAGGGCCGCGACATCCTGCGCTTTGACTTGGAAAAGGACGAGTACGTGCCCAGCGGCGAAAAAGCCGACGAGGTGTACGGCCGCATGCTGCGCAAACCCGCAGGCGAGCGCCTGAAGCTGCTGCGCAACGCGGAAGGCCCGCAAGGCCAGTTCCTGTGGGCGATTCTGCGCAACAGCTTCCACTACGCCGCTGTGCACCTGGCCAGCATTGCCGACACCGCGCGCGACGTCGATCAGGCCATGCGCTGGGGCTTTGCCATGAAGCAGGGGCCGTTCGAGCTGTGGCAAGAAGCCGGCTGGCTGGATGTGGCCAAGATGATTCAGGAAGACATCGACGCTGGCAAAGCGCTGTCGAAGGCGCCGCTGCCCGACTGGGTGTTCAAAGGGCCGGTGGCTGAAGCTGGTGGCGTGCACACCGACAAAGGTTCGTGGAACCCGACCACGGGCCAGTTCGAGCCGCGCCGCGTGTTGCCCGTGTACGCGCGCCAGCTGTTCCCCGAACTGCTGCGGGGCGAAGGCGGCCCACGCCCCGAATCGGCCGGCAAGACGCTGCACGAGACCGATGCCATCCGCGTGTGGACGCTCGACGATGAGGTGGTGATTGCCACGCTCAAGACCAAGATGCGCGCCATCAGCCCCGATGCGGGCGAGGGCCTGATGCAGGCGGTTGACATGGCCGAGGCCGACTACAAAGGCCTGGTGATCTGGCCGGGCGACGACCCGTTCAGCGTCGGCGCCGATCTGCAAGCCATGCTGCCCGGCTACGTCGCTGGCGGCGCGGGTCTGGTCGATTCGATGGAAAAGGAGCTGCAAGACTTGATGCTGCGCCTGCGCTACGCCAACGTGCCCACGGTGGCCGCCATCCGCGGCATGGCGCTGGGGGGAGGCTGCGAAATGGCGGTGCACTGCGCGCGCCGCGTGGCCATCATGGAAAGCTACATCGGCCTGGTGGAAGTGGGCGTGGGCCTGGTGCCTGGCGCCGGCGGCCTGACCTACATCGCCCGCCGCGCCGCTGAGAACGCCAAGACCAGCATGAACCCAGCCATCCTGCCGTTCCTGACCGAAGGCTTCACCGCCGCTGCGATGGCCAAGGTGGGCATGAGCGCGCTCGATTCGCGCAAGCTGGGCTACCTGCTGTGGAGCGACGTGATCGTGCCCAACAAGGACGAGTTGCTCTACGTGGCGATCCACGAAGCCAAGGCCATGCACGCCGCCGGCTACCGACCGCCGCTCAAGCGCCAGTTTGCCGTGGCCGGGCGCGACGGCAAGGCGACCATTCAAGGCCAGCTCATCAACATGCGCGACGGTGGTTTCATCAGCCAGCACGACTTTCATGTGTCCAGCCTGATCGCCCACGTGCTCACGGGCGGCGACGTCGATGCCGGCACGCTGGTCGATGAGGAATACCTGATGACGTTGGAGCGCCAGGCGTTTACGTCGCTGCTAGGGCACCCCAAGACGCATGAGCGGATCATGGGGATGCTGGCGACGGGTAAGCCGGTGCGTAACTGA
- a CDS encoding DUF2147 domain-containing protein yields MSDFKSKRPLALSGKALAAIFFIVNGTPALAQMTPVGTWRSVDDQTGEAKAQIVVSESAGVVSGRIEKILKKDAKPNAVCDKCTDDRKDQPINGMQIIRGAKKAEGRDVWEGGRILDPEKGSDYALRLTPIEGGKKLEVRGSIGPFGRTQTWNRVQ; encoded by the coding sequence ATGAGTGACTTCAAGTCAAAAAGACCCCTGGCGCTTTCGGGTAAAGCGCTGGCAGCTATCTTTTTCATAGTGAACGGCACGCCAGCCCTGGCGCAGATGACCCCTGTGGGCACATGGCGCAGCGTGGACGACCAGACCGGCGAAGCCAAGGCGCAAATCGTGGTGAGCGAGAGCGCCGGAGTGGTCAGCGGCCGCATCGAGAAAATTCTGAAGAAAGACGCCAAGCCCAATGCCGTGTGCGACAAATGCACCGACGACCGCAAGGACCAGCCCATCAACGGCATGCAAATCATCCGTGGCGCCAAGAAGGCTGAAGGGCGCGACGTGTGGGAAGGCGGCCGCATTCTCGACCCCGAAAAAGGCAGCGATTACGCACTGCGCCTGACGCCCATCGAAGGCGGCAAGAAACTCGAAGTGCGCGGCTCGATCGGGCCGTTCGGGCGCACGCAGACCTGGAATCGTGTCCAGTAA
- a CDS encoding acyl-CoA dehydrogenase C-terminal domain-containing protein, with translation MPTYTPPLRDMQFVMHEVLNVVDELTSIPRHADIDADTLNAVLEEGGKFASEVIQPINLSGDSEGCVLDKTTHEVKAPAGFKDAYAKYVEGGWAALSCDPEYGGQGLPFVVNQCVYEMLNGANQAWTMYPGLSHGAYEALHAHGTDEQKKKYLPKLTSGEWTGTMCLTEPHCGTDLGLLRTKAEPQADGTYKITGNKIFISAGEHDMAPNILHLVLARLPDAPKGSKGISLFLVPKFHVNDDCSLGARNPIFCTGLEHKMGIHGNATAQLSLDGAVGTLVGEPNKGLPAMFVMMNAARLGVGNQSLGLTEVAYQNALAYAKERLQMRSLSGTKAKDKEADPIIVHPDVRKMLLTAKAYAEGGRAMSIYTAMLLDKALYHPDEKVRKDSEEVVGLLTPIIKAFLTDNGFAATNHAMQVFGGHGYIHETGMEQFVRDARINMIYEGTNTVQSLDLLGRKILGNQGATLKKFGKQIEALIAEEGVNEKMSEFINPLAYLADQMTKFTTEIGFKGFVNADEVGGASVDYLRVAGHLVFGYFFARMASVALKKQAEGSTNPFYTAKLQTARFYFARLFPETASLMRTARSGVANLLETDEALA, from the coding sequence ATGCCCACCTACACCCCGCCTCTGCGCGACATGCAGTTCGTCATGCACGAAGTGCTGAACGTCGTCGACGAACTGACCAGCATTCCGCGCCACGCCGACATAGACGCCGACACGCTGAACGCCGTGCTGGAAGAGGGCGGCAAATTCGCCAGCGAAGTCATCCAGCCGATCAACCTGAGTGGCGACAGCGAAGGCTGCGTGCTGGACAAAACCACGCACGAAGTCAAGGCGCCCGCTGGCTTCAAGGACGCCTACGCCAAGTACGTCGAAGGCGGCTGGGCCGCGCTCTCATGCGATCCCGAATACGGCGGCCAGGGCCTGCCCTTCGTGGTGAACCAGTGTGTGTACGAGATGCTGAACGGCGCCAACCAGGCCTGGACGATGTACCCGGGCCTGTCGCACGGCGCGTATGAGGCGTTGCACGCGCACGGCACCGACGAGCAGAAGAAGAAATACCTGCCCAAACTCACCAGCGGCGAATGGACGGGCACCATGTGCCTGACCGAGCCGCACTGCGGCACCGACTTGGGGCTGCTGCGTACCAAGGCCGAGCCGCAGGCCGACGGCACCTACAAGATCACCGGCAACAAGATCTTCATCAGCGCCGGCGAGCACGACATGGCGCCCAACATCCTGCACCTGGTGCTGGCGCGCCTGCCGGACGCGCCCAAGGGCAGCAAGGGCATCAGCCTGTTTTTGGTGCCCAAGTTCCATGTGAATGACGACTGCAGCCTGGGCGCGCGCAACCCCATCTTCTGCACCGGGCTGGAGCACAAGATGGGCATCCACGGCAACGCCACCGCTCAACTCAGCCTGGATGGCGCCGTCGGCACGCTGGTGGGCGAACCGAACAAAGGCCTGCCGGCGATGTTCGTCATGATGAACGCCGCCCGCCTGGGCGTGGGCAACCAGTCGCTCGGTCTGACCGAGGTGGCGTATCAGAACGCGCTGGCCTACGCCAAGGAGCGCCTGCAGATGCGCAGCCTCTCGGGCACCAAGGCCAAGGACAAGGAGGCCGACCCCATCATCGTGCACCCCGACGTGCGCAAGATGCTGCTCACGGCCAAGGCCTACGCCGAAGGCGGACGCGCCATGTCGATCTACACCGCGATGCTGCTCGACAAGGCGCTCTACCACCCCGACGAGAAGGTGCGCAAGGACAGCGAAGAGGTGGTGGGCTTGCTCACGCCCATCATCAAGGCTTTTCTCACCGACAACGGCTTTGCCGCCACCAACCACGCCATGCAGGTGTTCGGCGGCCACGGCTACATCCACGAGACGGGCATGGAGCAGTTCGTGCGTGACGCGCGCATCAACATGATCTACGAAGGCACCAACACCGTGCAGTCGCTCGACCTGCTGGGCCGCAAGATTCTGGGCAACCAGGGCGCGACACTGAAGAAGTTCGGCAAGCAGATCGAGGCGCTGATCGCCGAGGAAGGCGTGAACGAGAAGATGAGCGAGTTCATCAACCCGCTGGCGTATCTGGCCGACCAGATGACCAAATTCACCACCGAAATCGGCTTCAAGGGTTTTGTCAACGCCGACGAAGTGGGCGGCGCCAGCGTGGATTACCTGCGCGTGGCGGGCCACCTGGTGTTCGGCTACTTCTTCGCGCGCATGGCCAGCGTGGCGCTTAAAAAGCAGGCCGAGGGCAGCACCAATCCGTTCTACACCGCCAAGCTGCAAACCGCGCGCTTTTACTTCGCGCGTCTGTTCCCCGAAACCGCCAGCCTGATGCGCACCGCACGCTCGGGCGTGGCCAACCTGCTGGAAACCGACGAGGCGCTGGCATGA